In Fuerstiella sp., the following are encoded in one genomic region:
- a CDS encoding SOS response-associated peptidase: MCHRFNVKSNLQQIVEPFGPVQIRTDSVPDADCYPMSHVLILRRDPALAEWIIERRQWGWLPSHWRPSAKYATRKNYQRQRFNARSETAHSTWGFRRAFAFQRCVVVGSCFYEPYRDGGEARYTTDSGLMYFAGLWDDWKDAEESVRSCTMLTTNANPLVAANRTGRLRQPVILTELNQVTRYCNPGISERAQFEDLLKPLSWDVMTIHRPE, translated from the coding sequence ATGTGTCACCGGTTCAACGTCAAATCAAACCTGCAACAGATTGTTGAACCGTTCGGACCGGTTCAGATTCGTACGGATTCGGTTCCGGACGCCGATTGCTATCCCATGAGTCACGTGCTGATCCTGCGGCGTGATCCGGCGCTCGCTGAGTGGATCATCGAGCGCCGCCAGTGGGGCTGGTTGCCGTCGCACTGGAGACCGTCCGCAAAGTATGCGACCAGGAAAAATTACCAGCGGCAACGCTTCAACGCTCGCAGTGAAACGGCTCACAGCACCTGGGGGTTTCGTCGGGCGTTTGCGTTTCAGCGATGTGTCGTGGTGGGAAGTTGTTTTTATGAGCCATATCGAGACGGAGGCGAAGCCCGTTACACGACCGACAGTGGCCTCATGTATTTTGCCGGTCTGTGGGACGACTGGAAGGACGCAGAAGAATCGGTGAGGTCGTGCACGATGCTGACCACGAATGCCAATCCACTCGTTGCGGCAAATCGAACAGGACGTTTGAGACAACCAGTGATCCTGACCGAACTCAATCAGGTGACTCGGTACTGCAATCCCGGGATATCTGAGAGAGCACAGTTTGAAGATCTGCTGAAGCCGCTCTCTTGGGATGTCATGACAATTCATCGTCCGGAGTAA
- a CDS encoding DNA polymerase Y family protein, translated as MKRIMCVWLPNFPIQHVCCRRPELKSAAFGIYAESGKLAQIVAASREAIRQGIRPGTPLAEAQSLLDSAEFILHDEQTDLQELEILARACHLYSPYVGLERSCGSHCLVLDISGCAPLFKGEFNLARQILIDLINRGFFAHVAAANTIGAAWGIARHGHQAGTCRTLRSLPVEALRIPDQLVRQLKEFDLFTIGQLTLLPREELPSRFGPVLTTRIHQMLGVHEELIVPVRHPKPVSAEWSTDEPICHREAIRTVCTDLISEILDNLHRRAEGLHRLTITLQSETSAPVVLEIVLTRPVNALPHLMNLVNLKIETEHIPEWLVGIRLQAVATAPLHVRQGTLFTHTTDQELRHGDDHIERLIDRLTARLGTEAVVRPRLLPETLPEAAVGFESCSAPVSEKQTATVDGSVPGAARPLELFPEPQPIEVISMMPDGPPVRFYWENRTCEVAHCTEPERIQTGWWQENGFCRRDYYRVETRTGSRFWLFRDGNTSWFLHGVFE; from the coding sequence ATGAAACGAATCATGTGCGTGTGGCTGCCAAATTTTCCCATTCAACATGTGTGTTGCCGACGGCCGGAGTTGAAATCAGCAGCGTTCGGAATATACGCGGAGTCGGGTAAGCTCGCTCAAATTGTGGCAGCGTCCCGTGAAGCGATCCGTCAGGGCATTCGACCTGGCACGCCGCTGGCGGAAGCCCAGTCACTACTGGATTCTGCCGAATTTATTCTGCATGACGAACAAACCGATTTGCAGGAGCTGGAGATACTGGCTCGGGCATGTCATCTCTACAGTCCATACGTTGGACTGGAGAGGTCGTGTGGTTCGCATTGCCTGGTTCTGGACATCAGCGGATGTGCTCCATTATTCAAAGGAGAATTCAACCTTGCCCGGCAGATCCTCATCGATCTGATCAATCGAGGTTTTTTTGCACATGTGGCCGCAGCAAACACGATCGGCGCTGCCTGGGGAATTGCACGTCATGGACATCAAGCCGGTACCTGTCGTACTCTGCGATCACTGCCGGTTGAAGCCCTGCGGATTCCCGATCAACTGGTCAGACAGCTTAAGGAATTCGATCTGTTCACAATTGGTCAACTGACTCTGTTGCCCAGGGAGGAATTGCCATCACGCTTTGGACCGGTTTTGACCACACGAATTCATCAGATGCTTGGTGTGCATGAAGAGTTAATTGTGCCTGTACGCCATCCGAAACCGGTTTCCGCTGAGTGGTCCACCGATGAACCAATCTGCCACCGTGAAGCGATTCGTACTGTCTGTACAGACCTGATTTCGGAGATTTTGGACAACCTGCATCGACGAGCGGAAGGTCTGCACAGGCTGACGATAACACTGCAAAGCGAAACATCGGCCCCTGTCGTCCTGGAAATCGTCCTGACTCGTCCGGTCAACGCACTGCCTCATCTCATGAACCTGGTCAACTTAAAGATTGAAACAGAACACATTCCGGAATGGCTTGTCGGGATTCGTCTTCAGGCAGTGGCGACGGCGCCTCTGCATGTTCGACAGGGGACGCTGTTCACACACACCACAGATCAGGAATTGAGACATGGCGACGATCACATTGAACGTTTGATTGACCGGTTGACCGCACGACTGGGAACCGAAGCAGTCGTCCGACCACGACTTTTGCCCGAAACCCTGCCCGAGGCGGCTGTCGGATTCGAGTCCTGTTCAGCTCCGGTATCGGAAAAACAAACGGCAACAGTTGACGGTTCAGTCCCCGGAGCGGCTCGCCCACTGGAACTGTTTCCGGAACCACAGCCGATCGAGGTGATCTCAATGATGCCTGACGGACCTCCCGTAAGGTTTTACTGGGAGAACAGGACCTGTGAGGTCGCGCATTGTACAGAGCCCGAACGGATTCAAACCGGCTGGTGGCAGGAGAATGGTTTCTGTCGCCGGGACTATTACCGCGTGGAAACACGAACGGGCTCCCGGTTCTGGCTGTTCCGTGATGGCAACACTTCATGGTTTCTGCACGGAGTGTTCGAATGA